From Nicotiana tabacum cultivar K326 chromosome 20, ASM71507v2, whole genome shotgun sequence, one genomic window encodes:
- the LOC107826884 gene encoding uncharacterized protein LOC107826884, translated as MAPKEDRKDPTWAYSSRVSETNKMAIRCLFCDKISNGGVYRQNAHLIGGDSNVASCTKVSEHVKEELIAYLQKKKELKTQMIHEQELYNLDDDDDDDETEQGDDASSPSPKSQKRGRMLPPMSSSCGSTGLPFNCVNYTYIFAAFIEAVDQYGPGMKPPTYYEVKGSYLKKEVAEVNKIVEEHKVEWNKFGCSIMMDKWTARNGKMIINILVNSPKGSLFLESVDASDSSTDSTKMYSLFKSTIDSIGAENVVQVVTDNASENVKASDLMSVGYPYIYWTSCAAHSINSIFGDIFKERPFSTVFNQAIKCILILFKGLCY; from the exons ATGGCGCCAAAAGAAGATAGGAAAGACCCGACTTGGGCTTACTCTTCAAGAGTTAGCGAGACCAACAAAATGGCCATTAGATGCCTTTTTTGTGATAAGATTTCAAATGGGGGAGTCTATCGCCAAAATGCGCATCTAATCGGTGGTGATTCAAATGTCGCATCTTGCACTAAAGTTTCGGAGCATGTGAAGGAAGAATTGATAGCATACCTTCAAAAAAAGAAAGAGTTAAAGACTCAAATGATTCATGAACAAGAACTTTATaatcttgatgatgatgatgatgatgatgaaacaGAACAAGGCGACGATGCTTCGTCGCCTTCACCAAAATCACAAAAGCGGGGAAGGATGCTTCCACCAATGTCTTCTAGTTGTGGATCTACTG GCCTTCCttttaattgtgttaattataCTTACATTTTTGCTGCTTTTATTGAGGCCGTAGACCAATATGGTCCAGGAATGAAGCCTCCAACTTATTATGAAGTTAAAGGGTCATATCTAAAGAAAGAGGTGGCAGAGGTGAACAAAATCGTGGAGGAGCACAAAGTAgaatggaacaagtttggttgttcCATTATGATGGATAAGTGGACGGCGagaaatggaaaaatgatcatcaATATCTTGGTGAATTCTCCTAAGGGAAGCCTGTTTCTTGAGTCCGTTGATGCAAGCGACTCTTCGACTGATTCAACCAAAATGTACTCCTTGTTCAAGAGTACAATAGACTCTATTGGAGCAGAAAATGTTGTTCAAGTTGTCACGGACAACGCCAGTGAAAATGTTAAAGCTAGCGATTTGATGTCTGTTGGGTACCCGTATATCTATTGGACTTCGTGTGCAGCACATTCCATTAATTCGATCTTCGGTGACATCTTCAAGGAAAGACCCTTCAGTACAGTCTTTAATCAGGCAATTAAGTGCATTCTTATATTGTTCAAAGGCCTTTGTTATTGA